Proteins co-encoded in one Bacillus paramycoides genomic window:
- the modB gene encoding molybdate ABC transporter permease subunit, whose product MSFDAILSPIFLSIRVAACATIIVTILGTIIGRALARSSWRYKVLLETIFLLPMVLPPTVIGFFLIIIFGNNSPIGMWIESIFQQSIMFTSTAAIIASTVVAFPLMYQSAKTGFSIANVQIEESARDLGASEYQVFLHVTLPLAFPALLSGMILSFVRALGEFGATLMFAGNIPGKTQTIPTAIYMAIDASNMQLAWTLVVITISMSLLFLLCIQLINKRITNP is encoded by the coding sequence ATGAGCTTTGATGCTATTTTGTCACCAATCTTTCTATCTATACGAGTAGCTGCATGCGCCACCATTATCGTTACAATTTTAGGGACGATTATCGGACGGGCGTTAGCACGCTCCTCATGGAGATATAAAGTACTATTAGAAACTATTTTCTTATTACCAATGGTACTTCCACCAACTGTAATCGGCTTTTTTCTCATTATCATTTTTGGAAATAATAGTCCCATTGGAATGTGGATAGAATCAATATTTCAGCAGTCCATTATGTTCACATCTACTGCTGCTATCATCGCTTCTACAGTTGTTGCATTTCCGCTCATGTACCAATCAGCAAAAACAGGATTTTCTATTGCGAATGTACAAATTGAAGAAAGTGCTCGTGACCTTGGTGCCAGTGAATATCAAGTTTTTCTACACGTCACACTTCCGCTTGCATTTCCCGCCTTACTAAGCGGAATGATTTTGAGCTTTGTTCGTGCGCTCGGTGAGTTTGGTGCTACACTCATGTTTGCTGGGAACATTCCTGGTAAAACACAGACAATCCCAACTGCAATTTATATGGCGATTGATGCAAGTAATATGCAGCTCGCCTGGACACTTGTAGTTATCACTATTAGTATGTCACTCCTATTTCTACTATGTATTCAGCTTATTAACAAAAGAATTACTAACCCTTAA
- the modA gene encoding molybdate ABC transporter substrate-binding protein — protein sequence MNKFTLRSIGALILSFLLIFSVACTNGDKKEKSTATEGKTVELTISAAASLQDALKEIETQYKEKEPDIKLSFNFGASGALQQQIEQGAPADLFFSAAEDKFQTLVKKGFINEKEGKNLLGNELVLVIPKDSSLTKIQDLKDEKIKKIALGTPESVPAGKYAKASLTHENLWNDIQNKIVFTKDVRQVLTYVETGNVDAGIVYKTDALISNKVKIGETAAATSHEPIHYPLGVIKESKHKKEATSFYEYLQSKDAQSIFKKYGFTVLS from the coding sequence ATGAACAAGTTTACATTACGATCCATCGGGGCGCTTATACTTTCTTTTCTTCTTATATTTAGCGTTGCATGTACAAACGGAGATAAGAAAGAGAAATCAACTGCTACAGAAGGAAAAACAGTTGAACTCACTATATCAGCAGCTGCAAGCTTACAAGATGCACTAAAAGAAATTGAAACACAATATAAAGAAAAAGAACCTGATATTAAACTTTCTTTTAACTTCGGTGCTTCTGGTGCACTTCAACAACAAATTGAACAAGGCGCGCCTGCTGATTTATTCTTCTCAGCAGCCGAAGATAAATTCCAAACTCTTGTAAAAAAAGGATTCATTAATGAAAAAGAAGGGAAAAATCTTCTTGGAAATGAACTTGTTCTAGTTATCCCAAAAGATAGTTCTCTTACGAAAATTCAAGATTTAAAAGATGAAAAAATTAAGAAAATCGCGCTTGGTACACCTGAATCAGTACCTGCGGGAAAATACGCAAAGGCTTCTCTCACGCATGAAAATCTATGGAATGACATTCAAAATAAAATCGTATTTACAAAAGATGTTCGCCAAGTGTTAACATATGTAGAAACAGGTAATGTAGATGCTGGTATTGTATACAAAACAGATGCTCTTATTTCAAACAAAGTAAAGATTGGTGAGACAGCAGCAGCTACTTCTCATGAGCCAATTCACTATCCTTTAGGTGTTATAAAAGAATCTAAGCACAAGAAAGAGGCGACTTCATTTTATGAGTATTTGCAGTCAAAAGATGCACAATCTATCTTTAAAAAATATGGATTTACAGTCCTGTCATAA
- a CDS encoding helix-turn-helix transcriptional regulator, producing MKEESEESSMDHHSYTTEEVAKRLKVSKLTVYDLIKKGELPSYRIGRQMRIDATDLEQYIKQMKTGKIQGTPVKSEDSRGLDTCIISGQELTLDMLAKRIENRLPSSNILRAYQGSLTSLVKMYQGEGSIVSLHLFDGETGTYNVPYVKRILVGQPCTMINLLARNVGFYVQKGNPKNIKTWADLSQSSIRFVNREKGSGIRVLVDEQLRIQKLNKERISGYEWEESNHLGVATQVANGKADVGVGSEKFSQIVNVDFIPIMKEQYDLVILKNKENEELIEVVKDILQSEEFHNELTAIGGYDMTKTGQIIYEIK from the coding sequence ATGAAGGAAGAAAGTGAGGAATCGTCTATGGATCATCATTCCTACACAACGGAAGAAGTAGCGAAGCGATTAAAGGTATCAAAATTAACTGTATACGATCTAATTAAAAAAGGAGAACTTCCTTCTTATAGAATTGGTAGACAGATGCGCATTGATGCAACAGATTTAGAACAATATATAAAGCAAATGAAAACAGGGAAAATACAAGGTACTCCTGTAAAGAGCGAAGATAGTAGAGGCTTGGATACATGTATTATTAGCGGACAAGAACTAACGTTAGATATGTTGGCAAAACGTATAGAAAATCGCCTGCCAAGTTCAAATATATTAAGAGCATATCAAGGTAGTTTAACGAGCTTAGTAAAAATGTATCAAGGAGAAGGAAGTATCGTTAGCTTGCATTTGTTTGATGGCGAAACGGGTACATATAATGTTCCTTACGTAAAACGTATTTTAGTTGGACAACCATGTACGATGATTAATTTATTAGCAAGGAACGTTGGGTTTTATGTGCAAAAGGGAAATCCGAAAAATATAAAAACATGGGCTGATTTATCTCAGTCATCTATACGATTTGTAAATCGAGAAAAAGGCTCTGGTATTAGGGTGTTAGTCGATGAACAATTGCGCATTCAAAAGTTAAATAAAGAACGTATTAGTGGATATGAATGGGAAGAATCAAACCATCTTGGTGTTGCCACGCAAGTCGCAAATGGAAAAGCTGATGTGGGAGTAGGATCAGAAAAGTTTTCGCAAATTGTAAATGTAGACTTTATTCCAATCATGAAAGAACAGTATGATTTAGTGATTTTGAAGAATAAAGAAAATGAAGAGTTGATTGAAGTCGTGAAAGACATTCTGCAATCGGAAGAATTTCATAATGAATTAACAGCAATTGGCGGATACGATATGACGAAAACAGGTCAAATTATATATGAAATAAAGTGA
- a CDS encoding DUF3948 family protein has product MNNITFNKSDFIGLASGATLLTAFIYTLAQGLV; this is encoded by the coding sequence ATGAACAACATTACATTTAACAAATCAGACTTTATCGGGCTTGCAAGTGGAGCAACTCTTCTTACAGCTTTCATTTACACACTTGCTCAAGGTCTTGTTTAA
- a CDS encoding LysR family transcriptional regulator: MELRDLQIFQSVADQGSVSGAAKELNYVQSNVTARIKQLENELKTPLFYRHKRGMTLTAEGRKMLVYVNKILQDVDELKQVFLDSETPSGILKIGTVETVSTLPTILSSYYKRYPNVDLSLQAGLTEELIREVLDHQLDGAFISGPIKHPLIEQYDVSTEKLMLITQNKAFHIEEFTTTPLLVFNQGCGYRSKLERWLKDEGLLPKRIMEFNILETILNSVALGLGITLVPQSAVHHLSKAGKVHCHAIPEKYGSISTVFIRRKDSYMTNSMRSFLKTIEEHHHINML; the protein is encoded by the coding sequence ATGGAATTAAGAGATTTACAAATCTTCCAGAGCGTTGCCGATCAAGGCAGTGTAAGCGGCGCAGCAAAGGAATTAAATTACGTACAATCAAATGTAACTGCACGTATTAAACAACTAGAAAACGAGCTAAAAACACCGCTCTTTTATCGTCATAAACGAGGCATGACTTTAACAGCTGAAGGAAGAAAAATGCTCGTTTATGTTAATAAAATTTTGCAAGATGTGGATGAGCTAAAACAAGTATTTTTAGATAGCGAAACACCCTCTGGCATATTAAAAATCGGTACTGTCGAAACAGTAAGTACATTACCTACCATTTTATCTTCTTACTATAAACGCTATCCGAATGTCGATTTATCATTACAAGCAGGTCTAACAGAAGAATTAATTAGAGAAGTACTTGATCACCAATTAGATGGTGCCTTTATATCAGGCCCTATTAAACATCCACTAATTGAACAATACGATGTTAGTACAGAAAAATTAATGCTGATAACACAAAATAAAGCTTTTCATATAGAAGAATTTACAACTACGCCTCTACTCGTTTTTAACCAAGGATGTGGATACCGTTCCAAACTAGAACGATGGCTGAAAGATGAAGGTTTGCTACCAAAAAGAATTATGGAATTTAATATATTAGAGACAATATTAAATAGTGTCGCACTTGGCCTTGGAATTACGCTCGTACCACAGTCTGCTGTCCACCATCTTTCTAAAGCTGGTAAGGTGCATTGTCATGCAATCCCTGAAAAATATGGTAGTATTTCAACGGTTTTCATACGCCGTAAAGATAGCTATATGACGAATTCAATGCGTAGTTTTTTAAAAACAATTGAAGAGCATCATCACATCAACATGCTTTAA
- a CDS encoding DMT family transporter, producing the protein MRRGQIIIGAFACLIASMSWGAMFPVADHALEYIDPFYFSLIRYGAVAIVLIVLLLMKEGKRAFRLEGRGKLLVFFGTMAFTVYNVLVFLGQMLMGKSGVMVASIMEALMPMISICILWGYKHVKPKKYMITSMIIAFLGAVFVITKGDMSFFFTLKDNMFSLACIFVGVVGWVIYTMGGQTYSDWSTLRYSTLTCVFGTTVTGIITVLITSLGYVSIPSVGTISVVKYDLLFMMTLPGIVALLAWNYGVKILSSINGILFINFVPITTLVIMMMQGYQITMFDIVGTLLVIAALIRNNVCQRKEENINKKILQEEQLRQAV; encoded by the coding sequence GTGAGAAGAGGTCAAATAATAATAGGTGCTTTCGCATGTTTAATAGCAAGTATGTCATGGGGAGCAATGTTTCCAGTTGCTGATCATGCGTTAGAATACATAGATCCATTTTACTTTTCGCTTATTCGCTATGGAGCGGTGGCGATCGTACTGATTGTATTGTTGTTAATGAAAGAGGGAAAACGGGCATTTCGTTTAGAGGGAAGAGGAAAGTTACTCGTCTTTTTCGGAACGATGGCGTTTACTGTGTATAATGTACTTGTATTTTTAGGTCAAATGTTAATGGGGAAATCAGGCGTCATGGTAGCCTCAATTATGGAAGCACTTATGCCGATGATTTCTATTTGTATTTTATGGGGATATAAGCATGTAAAACCGAAAAAGTATATGATAACGAGCATGATTATCGCCTTTTTAGGAGCTGTATTTGTTATTACAAAGGGCGATATGAGTTTCTTTTTTACATTGAAAGATAACATGTTTTCACTAGCATGTATATTTGTTGGAGTTGTAGGTTGGGTTATTTATACGATGGGTGGTCAAACGTATAGCGATTGGTCGACATTACGTTACTCTACATTGACATGTGTATTCGGTACGACTGTTACAGGAATTATAACGGTACTTATTACGTCGCTTGGATATGTTTCAATTCCGAGTGTGGGAACGATTTCTGTCGTGAAATATGATTTATTGTTTATGATGACATTACCGGGAATTGTAGCATTACTTGCTTGGAATTACGGTGTGAAAATTTTATCATCTATTAATGGTATTTTATTTATTAACTTTGTACCTATTACGACTTTAGTTATTATGATGATGCAAGGATATCAAATTACAATGTTTGATATTGTAGGAACTTTACTTGTTATTGCAGCACTTATTCGCAATAACGTTTGTCAGAGAAAAGAAGAAAATATAAATAAGAAAATATTACAAGAAGAGCAATTACGTCAAGCTGTTTAA
- a CDS encoding YrzO family protein: MLESLLFFFAVGVACELAAINRNGRKKIKQQAEMIQLLKELKERNI; the protein is encoded by the coding sequence ATGTTAGAAAGTTTATTGTTTTTCTTCGCCGTTGGAGTTGCTTGTGAGCTTGCAGCAATTAATCGAAATGGTCGTAAGAAGATAAAACAACAAGCTGAAATGATACAGCTTTTAAAAGAGTTAAAAGAAAGAAACATTTAA
- a CDS encoding DUF3948 family protein: protein MNNITFNKLDFLGLASGSLLLTAFIYAATLV, encoded by the coding sequence ATGAATAACATCACTTTTAACAAATTAGATTTTTTAGGATTAGCTAGCGGCTCTCTTCTTCTTACTGCTTTTATTTACGCTGCTACGCTTGTATAA
- a CDS encoding lysophospholipid acyltransferase family protein has product MYKPITFLLKYIFKTAGKVEVQGREKLPEGGPYVVACTHTSFMDVLMLATGMYPTEIHYMAKKELFEGKFKNWFFKNVNAFPVDRANPGPSTLKIPSRLLKEGKVVGIFPSGTRSTEDVSLKAGAVTIAMRSNVPLIPAAYIGPSSVKELIKGKKAQLIFGDPIQIDAEEQIDRKTAMKMMTDQLNEKFEELKEALQSNQK; this is encoded by the coding sequence ATGTATAAACCAATTACATTTTTGTTGAAATATATATTTAAAACAGCTGGGAAAGTAGAAGTGCAAGGAAGAGAAAAATTACCAGAAGGCGGCCCGTATGTTGTTGCATGTACACATACAAGCTTTATGGATGTGTTAATGTTAGCTACAGGGATGTATCCGACCGAAATTCATTACATGGCCAAAAAAGAATTATTTGAAGGGAAATTCAAAAATTGGTTCTTTAAAAATGTAAATGCATTCCCCGTAGATCGTGCAAATCCAGGACCGAGTACACTTAAAATTCCATCACGCTTATTAAAAGAAGGGAAAGTTGTAGGGATTTTCCCAAGTGGAACGAGATCAACAGAAGACGTTTCATTAAAAGCTGGTGCCGTGACAATTGCGATGCGTTCTAACGTTCCATTAATACCGGCAGCTTATATTGGCCCATCAAGTGTAAAAGAATTAATAAAAGGGAAAAAGGCGCAATTGATTTTTGGAGACCCAATTCAAATTGATGCTGAAGAACAAATAGATCGAAAAACAGCTATGAAAATGATGACAGATCAATTAAATGAGAAGTTTGAGGAGTTAAAGGAAGCTTTGCAATCAAATCAAAAGTAA
- a CDS encoding DUF3948 family protein, whose protein sequence is MNNITFNKLDFLGLASGSVLLTAFIYAATLV, encoded by the coding sequence ATGAATAACATTACTTTCAACAAATTAGATTTTTTAGGACTAGCTAGCGGATCAGTTCTTCTTACTGCTTTTATTTACGCCGCTACGCTTGTATAA
- a CDS encoding LacI family DNA-binding transcriptional regulator: protein MANIKDIAKMAGVSVTTVSRVLNDHPYVSEEKRKAVMEIVEKLNYSQNANAVHLSKGKTNIVGVILPYINHPSFDAMVGGMMEGALTHNYRVLLCQTNYNKKEEMKSLHMLKTKQLDGLIICSRANDWEMIEPYASYGTIIACEDNDISNISSVYTNHSAAFQLGMNHLIEKGYKKIGYCTGRKLGPSSQKRFDVYKHQLQSIDEEVNEEWIFTECFTLEDGVRVAHKLKSMQNLPEALIVAGDEVAIGVMTEVWKLGIQVPEDLAIIGLDNQPISQVLQLTTIDQNLKGIGKAAFEVFYRQINDENFKLEKVEIPYELVERSTV from the coding sequence ATGGCTAATATTAAAGATATTGCAAAGATGGCGGGAGTTTCAGTTACGACTGTTTCGAGAGTATTGAATGATCATCCGTATGTAAGTGAAGAAAAAAGGAAAGCGGTTATGGAGATAGTTGAGAAGTTGAATTACTCACAAAACGCAAATGCTGTTCATTTATCAAAAGGAAAGACGAATATTGTTGGTGTGATTCTCCCTTACATTAATCACCCGAGCTTCGATGCAATGGTAGGGGGAATGATGGAGGGAGCGTTAACTCATAACTACAGGGTGCTACTTTGCCAAACGAATTATAATAAAAAAGAAGAAATGAAAAGTTTACATATGTTAAAAACGAAACAATTGGATGGTCTTATTATTTGTTCACGTGCGAATGATTGGGAAATGATAGAACCGTATGCTTCTTACGGCACAATCATTGCTTGTGAAGATAATGATATTTCAAACATCTCAAGTGTATATACAAATCATTCGGCAGCTTTCCAGCTAGGAATGAACCACCTTATTGAAAAAGGTTATAAAAAAATTGGTTATTGTACGGGGAGAAAGCTAGGACCGAGTAGTCAAAAGCGTTTTGATGTGTATAAACATCAATTGCAATCTATAGATGAAGAAGTGAATGAAGAATGGATTTTCACAGAATGTTTTACATTAGAAGATGGTGTGAGAGTCGCTCATAAGTTAAAAAGTATGCAGAATCTCCCTGAAGCGTTAATCGTAGCAGGAGATGAAGTTGCGATTGGGGTTATGACGGAAGTTTGGAAATTGGGTATTCAAGTTCCTGAGGATTTAGCGATTATTGGTTTAGATAACCAACCTATTTCGCAAGTGTTGCAACTTACAACCATTGATCAAAATTTGAAGGGGATAGGGAAAGCGGCTTTTGAAGTGTTTTACCGGCAAATCAATGACGAGAATTTTAAACTAGAAAAGGTGGAAATTCCATATGAACTTGTGGAGCGATCTACAGTGTAA
- a CDS encoding PH domain-containing protein, whose protein sequence is MNELLLSIKKYLGNDENILAFVVGIFEKDNFTLCYQHGIFVITTRRLLFYGKFPYYPSTFKEYSYLHIDSIYFRPYFGFTCNHETVRAKYIQQGNVERFVHTVRTNMNN, encoded by the coding sequence ATGAATGAACTTTTATTAAGTATAAAAAAGTATTTGGGGAATGACGAAAATATTTTAGCCTTTGTGGTGGGGATTTTTGAGAAGGATAATTTCACGTTATGTTATCAACATGGGATTTTTGTTATCACTACTAGACGTCTCCTGTTTTACGGGAAATTTCCGTACTATCCTTCAACATTTAAAGAGTACTCATATTTGCATATAGATAGCATATATTTCCGTCCGTATTTTGGATTTACTTGTAATCATGAAACGGTTAGAGCTAAGTATATTCAGCAAGGGAATGTGGAGCGATTTGTCCATACAGTGAGAACAAATATGAATAATTAA
- a CDS encoding YitT family protein — protein MVNQRIKEITLITIGSLLFAIGINYFAIPNRLSEGGIIGLTVVTYYLFDWSPGIVNFAINAILLAVGYKFFDKKTMIYTILGIVETSLFLYVTEHIEYHVNSDTLLAALFAGVFVGIGLGCMFKAGGTSGGSAILARLANQYLGWSVGKGVLIIDIVVIAGSVFIIGQEKAMYTLVAVFIGAKVIDFIVEGMDTKTAVTIISNQPELIREAITKNMTRGVTVLEGRGGYTGKNKEVLYVVINKQELVKLKQVISRVDEDAFVVIHDVRDVLGGGFKAS, from the coding sequence ATGGTTAATCAACGTATAAAGGAAATAACACTAATTACAATTGGCTCATTATTATTCGCAATTGGTATTAATTACTTTGCAATTCCAAACCGTCTATCAGAGGGTGGAATTATTGGTTTAACGGTTGTTACGTACTATTTATTTGATTGGTCGCCGGGGATTGTGAACTTTGCTATAAATGCAATTTTACTAGCTGTTGGTTATAAATTTTTTGATAAGAAAACGATGATTTATACAATTTTAGGGATTGTAGAAACATCCTTGTTTTTATATGTTACAGAACATATTGAGTATCATGTAAATAGTGATACGTTATTAGCGGCACTATTTGCTGGTGTATTTGTCGGTATCGGATTAGGCTGTATGTTCAAAGCTGGAGGTACATCAGGGGGATCGGCAATTTTAGCACGGTTAGCAAATCAATATTTAGGTTGGAGCGTCGGTAAAGGTGTACTTATTATTGATATCGTTGTAATTGCTGGTTCCGTATTTATAATAGGGCAGGAAAAAGCGATGTACACACTTGTTGCGGTATTTATCGGAGCGAAAGTGATTGATTTCATTGTAGAAGGAATGGATACAAAAACGGCTGTTACAATTATTTCAAATCAACCAGAGTTAATACGTGAGGCTATTACGAAAAACATGACACGCGGTGTCACTGTATTAGAGGGGCGCGGCGGATATACTGGTAAAAATAAAGAAGTTTTATATGTTGTTATTAATAAACAAGAGCTTGTTAAGCTAAAGCAAGTTATTAGTCGAGTAGATGAAGATGCTTTCGTTGTTATCCATGATGTACGTGATGTACTCGGTGGAGGCTTTAAAGCAAGCTAA
- a CDS encoding YxeA family protein — translation MKKKMITTIIAMIVIVIMLLPTKLGPVIDKYNPFYKTKEYYTVVNTIGQHIGDEWYEYEFIAFDERGREQKIKKTVKHMLKRDETLKVYAKGRYGEAIEEIEAINIPINAKSKLLSMR, via the coding sequence ATGAAGAAAAAAATGATCACTACAATAATAGCGATGATAGTCATAGTAATAATGTTACTACCTACGAAACTTGGACCGGTTATCGATAAATATAATCCATTTTATAAGACGAAAGAATACTATACGGTTGTGAATACAATTGGTCAGCATATTGGCGATGAGTGGTATGAATATGAATTTATTGCATTTGACGAACGTGGAAGAGAACAAAAAATAAAGAAGACTGTTAAGCATATGTTAAAGAGAGATGAAACATTAAAGGTGTATGCAAAAGGACGTTACGGCGAGGCAATTGAAGAAATTGAAGCGATAAATATTCCTATTAATGCAAAGAGTAAACTTTTATCGATGAGATAG
- a CDS encoding TatD family hydrolase, producing the protein MKWIDSHIHVDQYKDEEKSKLLKDVENSKEIEGLIAVSMNYQSCKETLSLAKRYPFVHPAIGFHPEQLIHKEECEQIYKLIEDHVEDIVAIGEVGLPYYVRKEDERIAVNSYISVLQRFVELASKYDLPIILHAVYEDADIVCDLLEKYKVSRAHFHWFKGSETTMKRMMRNGYYISITSDVLHKEKIRKIVSYYPLEYMMVETDGPWEFQDGVMTHPRMIREVLKEISVIKNMSVDKVTKTIYENTIQFYPALTGSKTPTD; encoded by the coding sequence ATGAAGTGGATTGATAGTCATATACATGTTGACCAATATAAGGATGAAGAGAAAAGTAAATTACTTAAAGATGTGGAAAATAGCAAAGAGATAGAGGGGCTTATTGCAGTATCTATGAATTATCAATCATGTAAAGAAACTTTATCTTTAGCAAAGCGATATCCCTTTGTTCATCCAGCAATAGGTTTTCACCCGGAGCAACTGATTCATAAAGAAGAATGTGAGCAAATTTATAAATTAATTGAAGATCATGTAGAGGACATAGTTGCAATTGGTGAGGTAGGTTTGCCGTATTATGTAAGAAAAGAAGATGAGCGCATTGCTGTCAATTCATATATTTCGGTGTTACAAAGGTTTGTTGAACTAGCTAGTAAATATGATTTACCAATTATATTGCATGCAGTGTATGAAGACGCTGATATTGTATGTGATTTACTGGAGAAATATAAAGTTTCACGTGCACACTTTCATTGGTTTAAAGGAAGTGAAACAACAATGAAACGGATGATGAGGAATGGTTATTATATTTCTATTACATCAGATGTTTTGCATAAGGAGAAGATTAGAAAAATTGTTTCGTATTATCCTCTTGAATATATGATGGTAGAAACAGATGGACCATGGGAATTTCAAGACGGTGTTATGACGCATCCGAGAATGATTAGAGAGGTACTAAAGGAAATAAGTGTTATAAAAAACATGTCTGTTGATAAGGTTACGAAAACGATATATGAAAATACGATTCAATTTTACCCCGCATTAACGGGCAGTAAGACTCCCACTGATTAA
- a CDS encoding DL-endopeptidase inhibitor IseA family protein produces the protein MGKVYRKIAITMMIGALSLAAFGCEAEKKVINPNATQENKEEQIDPVVEKQMKENEKNGNTVGNSSNKGKMTENNGWIYYAVNGDQNTGGIYRTKDHFQTSERVVEGVNASYINIKNKNVYFIHTDEDKNAGVSSLMKYDISSKKLDTLKEDTNYVYIKDQTLFYPKKYSEHGGFDIVGIVKMDLKTGQEEEAAFKNSGWSQTIDDSILHWNKNRGTQVTKDNKTWSKENYATISSATYDNEKLYAVVDFSLPFETNEAEHGIYEIDVQQNNEKLLVKDALQMNVKGDTFYYLKKDGVYKKKFNGGNEKVIYNKAVEPTKSYLYFVAGDMYLYTDNGTILNLDTKKSNELQDKKLADDVMLQKVWNAQKELTSIQMAALTGNPKRVGDFSYGELVNPAYNKKNTLETTLSTYFSKPFVAEYMKSKYLKELNGKMHYVIGDPGSKAATKFTKIISAELKDGKIKAQVETYNDYDNVTEKVEVEFIYENHQWVINNMPRFGLS, from the coding sequence ATGGGGAAAGTATATAGAAAAATAGCTATTACAATGATGATTGGTGCACTTTCACTTGCAGCGTTTGGGTGTGAAGCAGAAAAAAAGGTTATAAATCCAAATGCAACACAAGAAAACAAAGAAGAACAAATTGATCCAGTAGTTGAAAAACAGATGAAAGAAAATGAGAAAAATGGGAATACGGTTGGAAACAGTTCGAATAAAGGGAAGATGACAGAGAATAATGGATGGATTTACTACGCGGTAAATGGTGATCAAAATACAGGGGGCATTTATCGTACGAAAGATCACTTTCAGACTTCGGAACGTGTAGTAGAGGGTGTAAATGCTTCTTACATAAATATAAAAAACAAAAACGTATATTTTATTCATACGGATGAAGATAAGAATGCGGGAGTATCTTCTTTAATGAAGTATGATATATCTAGCAAAAAGTTAGATACGCTAAAAGAGGATACAAATTATGTTTATATAAAAGATCAAACTTTATTTTACCCGAAAAAATATTCAGAGCATGGTGGTTTTGATATTGTAGGGATTGTAAAAATGGATTTAAAAACGGGACAGGAAGAAGAAGCGGCATTTAAAAATTCTGGTTGGTCTCAAACGATAGATGATAGTATTCTACATTGGAATAAAAATCGTGGAACACAAGTGACAAAAGATAATAAAACTTGGTCAAAAGAAAATTATGCAACAATATCTAGTGCTACATATGATAATGAAAAATTATATGCTGTTGTCGACTTCTCGTTACCTTTTGAAACAAATGAAGCTGAGCATGGCATATATGAAATAGACGTTCAACAAAATAATGAAAAGTTATTGGTAAAGGATGCCTTGCAGATGAATGTGAAAGGGGATACTTTTTATTATTTAAAAAAGGATGGAGTATATAAGAAGAAATTTAATGGTGGAAATGAAAAAGTAATTTATAATAAAGCGGTTGAACCAACTAAATCTTATTTATATTTTGTAGCAGGAGATATGTACCTTTATACGGATAATGGAACTATTTTGAATTTAGATACAAAGAAATCAAATGAACTACAAGATAAGAAGTTAGCAGATGATGTTATGTTACAGAAAGTATGGAATGCACAGAAGGAACTTACTAGTATTCAAATGGCTGCACTAACAGGAAACCCAAAACGAGTAGGGGATTTTTCGTACGGGGAATTAGTGAATCCTGCTTATAATAAGAAGAACACTTTAGAGACTACGCTATCTACGTACTTCTCAAAACCATTTGTAGCAGAGTATATGAAGAGTAAGTACCTTAAAGAATTAAATGGGAAGATGCACTATGTTATTGGAGATCCAGGGTCAAAAGCAGCAACTAAATTTACAAAAATTATTTCTGCCGAATTAAAGGATGGAAAAATAAAAGCGCAGGTAGAAACGTATAATGATTATGATAATGTAACGGAAAAAGTAGAAGTCGAGTTTATTTATGAAAATCATCAATGGGTTATTAATAACATGCCACGTTTTGGTTTAAGTTAA